The following proteins are encoded in a genomic region of Heptranchias perlo isolate sHepPer1 chromosome 6, sHepPer1.hap1, whole genome shotgun sequence:
- the med17 gene encoding mediator of RNA polymerase II transcription subunit 17 encodes MAAGPPVTISIEAACENQVQEVALDGTEAYVQPLSMSENLAKLAQKIDFNRSDSEGEEQESGAGAGAQAGEEWGQRQQDSDEEEAILKFQPSLWPWDAVRNNLRSTLTEMCVLYDVLNVLKEKKYMTLDPVSQEPPPSKQGLQLCGKKKSLAGAAQILLKGAERLNKSVAENQEHKRQRDFNSELLRLRQHWKLRKVGDKILGDLSYRSAGSLFPHHGTFEVLKNTDLDPDKKIPDDYCPLDIMIPSDLEGSAYIKVSIQKQAPDIGDLGTVNLFRRPTQKPNPGTAHWQAKLEAAQSVLLCKEIFAQLSREAVQIKSQIPHIVVKNQIISQPFPGLQLSISLCHFVNDKKTQKISVEKQRPDDHLYVLEHNLHQLMREFHKQTLSSSVMPHPATVPFGLKRMRLAGPQAYDKGEISALQQNEGLLEKIIKQAKHIFLRRRTARTIDSLASRIEDPQIQAHWSNINDVYESSVKVLITSQGYEQICKSIQLQLNIGVEQIKVVHRDGRVITLSHQEQELQDFLLSQMSQHQVHAVQQLAKVMGWHLLSFSNHVGLGPVESIGNASAITVASPNGEYSISVRNGPESGCRVVVQFPRSQCKDLPKSDVMQDSKWNHLRGPYKEVLWSKMEGRNFVYKMELLMAALAPCP; translated from the exons ATGGCGGCCGGTCCACCTGTCACCATCAGCATCGAGGCGGCCTGTGAGAATCAGGTGCAGGAGGTGGCTCTGGATGGGACGGAGGCCTACGTGCAGCCGCTCTCTATGTCGGAGAATCTGGCCAAACTGGCGCAGAAAATCGACTTCAACCGGAGCGACtcggagggagaggagcaggagagcggggCTGGGGCCGGAGCCCAGGCCGGGGAGGAGTGGGGGCAGCGGCAGCAGGACAGCGacgaggaggagg CAATACTGAAGTTTCAGCCCTCCTTGTGGCCTTGGGATGCAGTTAGAAATAACTTGAGAAGCACACTGACAGAGATGTGTGTGCTGTATGATGTACTTAATGTCCTCAAGGAGAAAAAATATATGACATTGGACCCTGTCTCTCAGGAACCACCCCCTTCAAAACAG GGTTTGCAACTGTGTGGGAAAAAGAAATCCCTAGCAGGAGCTGCTCAGATTCTCTtgaaaggagcagagagattaaATAAATCTGTGGCTGAAAACCAGGAGCATAAACGTCAAAGAGACTTCAACTCAGAGCTGCTCAGACTACGGCAACACTGGAAACTAAGAAAAGTGGGTGACAAAATCCTTGGGGATTTGAGTTATAGAAGTGCAG GGTCCCTCTTCCCTCACCACGGGACATTTGAAGTACTAAAGAATACTGATTTGGATCCAGATAAGAAAATTCCAGATGATTATTGTCCTCTTGACATAATGATTCCTAGTGATCTGGAGGGATCAGCGTATATTAAG gttTCTATTCAGAAGCAGGCTCCTGACATCGGGGATCTTGGCACAGTCAACCTCTTTAGACGACCTACACAAAAACCCAATCCAG GTACTGCACACTGGCAAGCCAAGCTGGAAGCAGCACAGAGTGTTCTCTTGTGTAAAGAGATCTTTGCACAGCTCTCGCGTGAAGCAGTACAGATTAAATCACAGATACCTCACATTGTGGTGAAAAATCAGATCATCTCTCAACCATTTCCAG GTTTGCAGTTATCCATTTCCTTGTGCCACTTTGTGAATGATAAGAAGACCCAGAAAATATCTGTTGAGAAGCAGCGGCCTGATGACCATCTATATGTGCTGGAACACAACCTTCACCAGCTAATGAGAGAG TTCCATAAACAGACCTTGAGTTCTTCAGTGATGCCTCATCCAGCAACTGTACCTTTTGGGCTGAAGAGAATGAGGTTAGCTGGCCCACAGGCATATGATAAAGGAGAGATCAGTGCTTTACAGCAAAATGAAGGATTATTGGAGAAGATAATCAAACAGGCTAAGCACATCTTTTTGAGACGTAG AACTGCCAGGACAATTGACAGCTTGGCCAGTCGTATTGAGGATCCACAGATACAAGCTCATTGGTCAAACATTAATGATGTATATGAATCTAGTGTTAAAGTGTTGATAACCTCTCAAGGCTATGAGCAGATTTGCAA ATCAATCCAGCTACAGTTGAACATTGGTGTTGAACAGATTAAGGTGGTGCACAGAGATGGGAGAGTAATTACACTCTCCCACCAGGAGCAGGAATTGCAGGACTTCCTTCTCTCCCAG ATGTCGCAGCATCAGGTACATGCGGTTCAGCAATTAGCCAAAGTAATGGGTTGGCATCTGTTGAGCTTCAGCAACCACGTGGGCTTGGGTCCAGTGGAGAGTATTGGAAATGCTTCTGCGATAACTGTGGCTTCACCCAATGGAGAGTATTCAATTTCAG TTCGGAATGGGCCTGAAAGTGGCTGCAGGGTGGTggtacagtttcctagaagtcagTGCAAAGATCTTCCCAAAAGCGATGTGATGCAGGACAGTAAATGGAATCACCTTCGAGGACCATACAAGGAAGTATTGTGGAGTAAGATGGAAGGACGCAACTTTGTTTATAAAATGGAACTCCTGATGGCAGCTCTTGCACCGTGCCCGTAA